From Lampris incognitus isolate fLamInc1 chromosome 13, fLamInc1.hap2, whole genome shotgun sequence, one genomic window encodes:
- the LOC130122919 gene encoding bifunctional 3'-phosphoadenosine 5'-phosphosulfate synthase 2-like: protein MSGVKKLRTDLNRSTNVVYQAHHVSRSKRGQVVGTRGGFRGCTIWLTGLSGAGKTTISFALEEYLVSHAIPCYSLDGDNIRHGLNRNLGFSPSDREENIRRIAEVAKLFADAGLVCMASFISPFTKDRDEARKIHVSAGLPFFEVFVHAPLAVCESRDVKGLYKKARAGEIKGFTGIDSDYERPEAPDLMLKTEELTVNECIEQVLELLREQNIVPSEIMEDLNELFVAENKLSLAMADASTLPTISITKLDLQWVQVLSEGWASPLKGFMREREFLQALHFGNLLDGGVINMSIPIVLPVSTETKQDLDGCTAVALEFQGSRVAILRNPEFYEHRKEERCARQWGTTCPQHPYIKMVMEGGDWLVGGDLEMLERIRWNDGLDQYRLTPRELKQKFKDMKADAIFAFQLRNPIHNGHALLMQDTKRHLLERGYKNPVLLLHPLGGWTKDDDVPLDWRMRQHAAVLEEGVLDPASTIVAIFPSPMMYAGPTEVQWHCRARMVAGANFYIVGRDPAGMPHPETKQDLYEPTHGGKVLTMAPGLTSVEIIPFRVAAYNKTKKAMDFYDKERHAEFEFISGTKMRKLARSGENPPDGFMAPKAWKVLTEYYRSLQKDQ, encoded by the exons atgtccgGGGTGAAAAAGCTTCGCACG GACCTCAACAGGTCCACCAATGTTGTGTACCAGGCCCATCATGTCAGCCGGAGCAAGAGAGGACAGGTGGTGGGCACCAGAGGAGGCTTCAGAGGCTGTACCATTTGGCTTACAG GTTTATCCGGGGCTGGAAAGACCACAATTAGTTTCGCTCTGGAGGAGTACCTAGTATCCCACGCCATCCCTTGTTACTCACTCGACGGAGACAATATACGTCATGGCCTGAACAGGAACCTGGGCTTCTCTCCCTCTGACCGCGAGGAGAACATACGACGAATTGCAGAAGTAGCCAAGCTGTTTGCTGATGCTGGGCTGGTTTGCATGGCCAGCTTCATTTCACCCTTCACTAAG GATCGGGATGAGGCGAGGAAGATTCACGTGAGTGCCGGTCTACCATTCTTTGAGGTGTTCGTTCACGCCCCTCTTGCGGTGTGCGAAAGCAGGGATGTGAAGGGGCTCTACAAGAAGGCTCGAGCAGGCGAGATCAAAG GCTTCACTGGAATTGACTCAGATTATGAGCGCCCGGAGGCACCGGACTTGATGCTTAAGACAGAAGAGCTGACGGTGAACGAATGCATCGAGCAGGTGCTGGAGCTGCTCAGGGAGCAG AATATTGTCCCCAGTGAAATTATGGAGGACTTGAATGAGCTCTTTGTTGCGGAGAACAAGCTGAGTCTTGCCATGGCTGACGCAAGCACACTTCCCACCATCAGCATCACCAAG TTGGACCTACAGTGGGTGCAGGTGTTATCTGAAGGGTGGGCCAGCCCGCTGAAGGGcttcatgagagagagagagttcctcCAGGCTCTGCACTTTGGCAACCTACTGGATG GTGGGGTCATCAACATGTCCATTCCCATTGTCCTGCCTGTAAGCACTGAAACCAAGCAGGACTTAGATGGCTGTACAGCAGTGGCTTTGGAGTTCCAGGGTTCACGTGTTGCCATTCTCCGCAACCCGGAATTCTATGAACACCGCAAGGAGGAGCGCTGTGCAAGACAATGGGGAACCACGTGCCCACAACACCCTTACATAAag ATGGTTATGGAAGGAGGGGATTGGTTGGTCGGTGGTGACCTGGAAATGCTGGAGAGAATAAGATGGAATGATGGGCTGGACCAGTATCGCCTTACACCACGGGAACTCAAGCAGAAGTttaaagacatgaaagcag ATGCCATATTTGCCTTCCAACTGCGCAACCCTATCCACAATGGCCATGCCTTGTTGATGCAAGACACCAAGCGCCATCTTCTTGAGCGGGGCTACAagaaccctgtccttcttcttcacccactcggTGGCTGGACAAAAGACGACGACGTGCCGCTGGATTGGCGGATGAGACAGCATGCTGCAGTGTTGGAGGAAGGTGTTCTGGACCCAGCCAGCACAATTGTGGCTATCTTCCCATCACCCATGATGTACGCTGGACCCACAGAG GTTCAGTGGCACTGCAGGGCAAGGATGGTTGCTGGGGCCAACTTCTACATTGTTGGTCGCGACCCTGCTGGCATGCCTCACCCAGAAACTAAACAGGACCTGTATGAACCTACCCACGGGGGTAAAGTCCTCACCATGGCCCCAGGCCTCACCTCTGTTGAGATCATCCCCTTCAGAGTAGCTGCTTACAACAAGACTAAAAAGGCTATGGACTTTTATGATAAAGAACG ACATGCTGAGTTTGAGTTCATCTCTGGAACCAAGATGAGGAAGTTAGCTCGCAGTGGAGAGAATCCTCCAGATGGTTTCATGGCCCCCAAGGCCTGGAAGGTCTTGACTGAGTACTACAGGTCCCTACAGAAGGACCAGTAA